The Juglans regia cultivar Chandler chromosome 16, Walnut 2.0, whole genome shotgun sequence nucleotide sequence TGGAGATCGAAGAGAGAGGGCTGGGTCTCACAACGCGGAGTTGCCTTCGAATTGACACCTCTGGAGAATCTCTACACATCTGTGTTCTTTTCGGTCACTAAtcatagatatttttataaacaaattaaaacccAAGACCAATTCTTAAAGTGCTTTACATACAAACAACACAGACGTACGTCGGGTTGATAAAAATCCACTCATTATGCACATCCAAGGTGATTTCCTCCGGGGTGTTTCGGTAGTACTATTACTGCTACGATATTGAAAAATCTTATTAGAACCTGTTCATCAGTATATCAGCGAGAAtgaatatatagatgtttttacctcaatattattaaaattcaagattcaaaaaaccatatatatatatatatatatatatatctaaacaaTCTTAGGTATtagaataaataactaaaaaagcaacaaaagaatgaagaaaaaggGGTTTGGTCATAAAGGGAAAACTTTTAGAAAACTATTCAAAAAGTGGCTTCGAAAATAATGTTCAAGACCCTAACAACccaatttatcttatcttaaatgaataagataaattgggtttaattaatttgagattcaGAAAACTTTGCATCAATTTGCTTGATGGAGATGTTTCATGAATATCAACTAGATAGTTCacattaggggtgctacctacACCCTACGGAGTGGGGTTGTCCCCATCCCACCCCCCGCCCCCACATATGCTTAGGGTGGAGTTTGCAGTACCCTAGCAATCTGCCCCCGTTATGAAGATTGCTGATGGGGGCGGGGCGAACCTCTCATCCGTCCACCCCCCATTCACCACCACTCACGACTGTGAGTTGTCCCAGTCGAAaacaaaatacacataaaaaaacatttaaacacaacaaatttacaaaactatctcatatcCACAATAATATACATCAAAAACCAAAACTAGCAACTAGATCTGACCAAAAACAACTAGAAATTTAAGGAtatgaggaaagaaaaaaaaacttcatccACAAGACCGCGCTGCCAAATAGGAAAGAGAGGGGGAAGAGAGAAGATTGAGACGTGGGTCATGCCGTCGTGACAacagtgagagggagagagggcaGCAACACACGGCAGAGAGGGGCTCAAAACGGCGCATGGAGAAAgaaggggagggagagagagagagagaagtgataTGCAGAGAGGGGGAAGTGGAACCCCAAACCAccctcccccccaaaaaaaacgatgccattttgtttttaagattTCATTACCCAAGCCCAGGGTTCGCTTGACCACTCTTCCCATGCACAtttcaagtgaaaaaaaaatatatgtctTATTTTACTAGAAAATGTCTTACCAGATTTAGAGTATTGGTAGTAGCCTCAATaaattttgaccaaaatttgattagaaaattcacttttacaaatttagctaactattttttaacaacattaaataataggctcaacaaatctatcactattctattaaaatattgattttgaactttttatttattttaattctaacttatatatgattgtattaaataatatatattacatcacTAATTTAACAAATCTACATTACACATcatttaatacaaaaattatttattttgaaaaataaggcAAAAAGGAAGGGTTCGGTGCAAACTGCAGAAAGAGAACTTAAAATTGGTTGTTGCCCAAGAGTGAGGAAAGCCATTTGTTAAAGCATGAAATGAAACTGCGCCACAAGTGAAACACACTAAACGAGCAGAAgtgggatgagaattttttgtgccaaaatattattttggcaaGTAGTTGGGACTTAATAGATTTGGCCAATGAAAATGTTGAAATCTAAAATTACTGTAGTTTTGGTGAGTCTACTATAGCGCTTTTTgtacaatttaattaaattttgacttTGTCAAACTTACTACTAGTGCATGCTTTAAAAGGTATCTATGCAACCCTTGGTGGACCAAATAtcaaactaattttaaaatttaaattttagaaattaagtTATATTATGTGACTTGTGTGTGGTGTAGAtgtcttaaaataatatttttcttcattataaTAGGACATTTTTCTTCGTTTGACTCTCGTGGGAGTCTAACGAACTTCAATGTGtcttaaattaattttccaATTTCGCGCGAACTTACCTCCAACTAATTACAACttaattaaactaatttttGTGATTAGAATAGGACGATACAATTATATAATGTGTCCTCGACAAGTCAAAATGAACGCATTTGCGATGAACATAGCTTTAGCAAGGAAATTCTCCATCATGAAACTCGCAATATTGGATTGAAACACAATGATTCAATTAATTGAAGGGGGGGGTTCAAACTTCATTCCAAGAAATAACGGGCCGGAGACCCCATTAACAAGACTGACTGAAATTGCTATTACAAGAATGAGAAGTCCTCGATCGCATCTCAGACTTGCTGACCACTTTATTGCCTTTGAAGCTTGAAACTCTCATTAGTGCTATATATATCgttgatcatatatatgttcagaatcaaaaactaaaatcaaatggATGTCCAGAAGCTTTACTTGGAAAAATCTGGAATTTCCTGGTAAAAGTCCAAAACCGatagaaacaaaaatttcaaggaGCACAAAGGTGCGTCAATGTCAATATTCATCAGTCTCTGGTGACTTTATGTCATGAAGCCGTGTGGGTTCCATGGCGGATTTTTTTAAGGACTTTTCTGCCCCCCCTCAGCTTCGACGACTCGGTCGTGATCACAACCCTTCTTTATAATGAACCAATCCCTGTAAGTCATGCACCAACACAAATTTATATCCCCTACCTTTatgaatatctatatatattctccGATGATGCTTTGAGCTCGTATCTACGTAATATCAAAAACCTTCACACAACCTTACAAAGATCAGAAGAGTAGGGAAACAGTGACCTGCGCGCAGCCAAGATGACAGCCACTGCCATGAATGAAATGACACCGGAGCTCGAACTTCCGGGCTTCCGATTCCACCCAACAGAAGAAGAACTTCTCGAGTTCTACCTCAAGAACACGGTGTTTGGAAAGAGACCTCGTTTTGATATCATTGGCTTCCTCAACATCTATCATCATGACCCTTGGGATTTGCCCGGTACGTAAATTTGCTGCATGGCTGGCTTTATTATTACCATCTTTAATTTCTTGCTTTGCTTGGTTTCTTTCAATACGATCGagtaataatatatcattatgcTTACTAATATgctgtattatatattatggttGTTGAAATCACAGGGATGGCGAAGATTGGTGAAAGGGAATGGTACTTCTTCGTACCGAGGGATAGGAAGCATGGCAGTGGTGGGAGGCCTAACCGGACCACTGAAAATGGGTTTTGGAAGGCCACCGGTTCAGACCggagaattttgagtttatcGGATCCGAAGCGGATCATTGGCTTGAGAAAAACCCTTGTTTTCTATAAAGGAAGAGCACCTAGAGGAACCAAGACAGACTGGGTGATGAACGAGTATCGCCTCCCTGATTCATCTCCATTACCTAAGGTTTGCTACTTTTCCGGCATGGTAGCTTTACTTCGAAGATGATCAGTTCAACTGTTTGATTATTCAGTTTAAAGAACATGACTAGAACTTGCTAGGGATATTTTCCGATCGGGCTAATTTGCTCGTTTCAGAAAATGTCTGTAGTACTTTGGAAAGGAATTTTCCAAGTCCACGGATACTAAGTTCCAAGAAAACAACATCTCTCTTTCAAGTATCAAGTATATATCCCTCAAGATCATTTGAATTAATTGCTATTTGGGAAGTTTCCATGAAAATGGTTAGACTATTGCATGGAAATATTAATTAGTCTATTATCCATTGATCAGCTCATGATGCACAGTTGCACACCATGCCGAAATCCTAGTTTCCTTTGTTATTTTGGTATATATGGAAAACATCCTAGGTCCCACTACGTACTGGTAGGTAGGTAGAACTTAGAAGAGAGTCGGAAGTAGTTAGTCAGGTAGTTAGgagtttttattgtttaatgTTGGGCCTAGCATGATAAATATCTCCCATGTGTTGGAATCTCAGTAGTTGCAAAAGTTTAATCTCTGATCTGTTTTCAAATGCAGGAAATAGTACTGTGTAAGATATACAGGAAGGCAACTTCTTTGAAAGCCCTAGAACAAAGGGCAGTTATGGAGGAACAGATCATCATGAAGAACTTTCATTCTTCCCCAGCTTATTCATCTCCACCACAATCAACATCAGTACCACAGCTTGAAACCGTCTCGTTTCTAGCACAACATGAGGAGGATCAGTTTTTGGCACCAATTCCTCATGCAGTACACAACAACATTGTCTTCAagaaagaagcagaagaagaagtaCAGGCCGTAGCAGCAATAGAGGATCAGGCGGAGGAAATGGCCGGAGAAAGATCACAAATGGAAAGCGGAGTATTTTGCACACCACTGCAATTTCCATTAGGGAAGGACAACTTACCAGAACTTCAAGTTCCAAAATTGATGATGGACTGGACCCAAGACACGTTTTGGACTCAGTTAAACAGTCCTTGGCTTCAAAGTCTGACCCCTTATGCCAACATTCTCAACTTTTAATGCCCTTTTAATGTTAATTATGCActaccctagctagctaggatacAATAAACTTGGGTCTTGTACAGAAATTCTGTGCAGGAACTtgggtactttttttttatcagtcaaCCGCACTTCACGCTTTAAGGAAATTCTTGCCCAGTGTTTTGTTATTTAGGTGGCTGGCCATGAATCGGTTTCATCCTTCCCAGATCATGTTTTCCCGTTCGGGTTAAAGAACAATTGGAAAACTTGAGGAAGCGCGGAGAATTGGGTTATAGCTAGCAAGATGATCGATCTCTTGCTTAATTCCTCGACAAGTTATCTCAGTGCTAAGGATAGGAATGGATTCTTCTGAACAAAGGGGCTTTTCTTCAATGAGTCTTGTATTGAAGAGATTGCCATCAACTCTTTGTCGttgtatttctttgtttttttcttggacGAAGTTGGAGGGAAAGCTTGTATggaactccatttttttttttttttttttttttgttgttgttgttgttgttgttattgtaCATTTTGGATCTCGAGTAATGACAATAAGAAAAAGCAGCAGCTTTcgttttgattttgtttgggaTAGGGATGGATTTCATTTTCTGGTGATAAATCTAGAACTCAGATTTCTGTCTGTCTGGAATGAGATGACTGGGTCAAGTGGCCACAAGGTCAGGGTTTTACGCGTAGGAGGAGGCAATAGTATTACTTACTGGTGCGAAGAGTAGGTATGTATGGAGTCATGGACCACACAATAATGTTCTGCAACTGTAGTTCAATTTTAAGGCTATTCagccatttatttttttttattgttgctTGCTGATTGTA carries:
- the LOC109006645 gene encoding NAC domain-containing protein 22-like, whose protein sequence is MTATAMNEMTPELELPGFRFHPTEEELLEFYLKNTVFGKRPRFDIIGFLNIYHHDPWDLPGMAKIGEREWYFFVPRDRKHGSGGRPNRTTENGFWKATGSDRRILSLSDPKRIIGLRKTLVFYKGRAPRGTKTDWVMNEYRLPDSSPLPKEIVLCKIYRKATSLKALEQRAVMEEQIIMKNFHSSPAYSSPPQSTSVPQLETVSFLAQHEEDQFLAPIPHAVHNNIVFKKEAEEEVQAVAAIEDQAEEMAGERSQMESGVFCTPLQFPLGKDNLPELQVPKLMMDWTQDTFWTQLNSPWLQSLTPYANILNF